In a single window of the Rhopalosiphum padi isolate XX-2018 chromosome 1, ASM2088224v1, whole genome shotgun sequence genome:
- the LOC132918442 gene encoding cytochrome c oxidase assembly protein COX11, mitochondrial has product MIFKALNKVRPMCGLHCPLNSVFNKRTHNTSSNSEQKKRIQSTVYYLSSLGVLTVGLSYAAVPLYKMFCQAFSYGGTLNHNIEDSKVETMKPNRNREIKVHFTADTSSSMQWSFKPLQNEIRVAPGETALAFYTAKNPLDKPITGISTYNVVPFEAGQYFNKIQCFCFEEQQLNPNEEVDMPVFFFIDPEYTTDPKMENIDDITLSYTFFEAKQGMDLSNIFKH; this is encoded by the exons ATGATATTCAAAGCACTTAATAAAGTGCGGCCCATGTGTGGCTTGCATTGTCCTCTAAACTCTGTGTTTAACAAACGTACACACAATACTAGTTCAAACAGTGAACAAAAAAAGAGAATACAGTCTACTGTATATTATCTTTCTTCATTAGGAGTATTAACAGTCGGTCTAAGTTATGCGGCTGTGCCACTGTACAAAATGTTTTGTCAG GCATTCAGTTATGGTGGAACACTGAACCATAACATAGAAGATTCTAAAGTAGAAACAATGAAGCCTAATAGAAACCGAGAGATCAAAGTTCATTTCACTGCTGATACATCGTCCAGTATGCAATGGAGCTTTAAACCTCTTCAGAATGAAATCAGA gtAGCACCAGGTGAAACAGCATTAGCATTCTATACAGCTAAAAATCCATTAGACAAGCCAATTACGGGTATCAGCACCTACAATGTTGTACCTTTTGAGGCaggacaatattttaataaaattcaatgtttttgttttgaagAACAACAGTTAAATCCAAATGAAGAA gttgatatgccagtatttttttttattgatccaGAGTATACAACTGATCCGAAAATGGAGAACATTGATGACATAACACTGTCCTACACATTCTTTGAAGCCAAACAAGGCATggatttatcaaatattttcaaacactga